One window of the Nocardia huaxiensis genome contains the following:
- a CDS encoding sensor histidine kinase, translating to MRWRADRLRVDALQAQLRASEHLLAQTVENHGEELRRVWTEAAEQGRREIETQARQAISAAEQAAQDQAQAVREEMQSASRDVTAAAVRSFGTSVVSLGADVGKVVSAALREHRDDAVYETLIRIDHSVQQMIRQAQSYVIVSGGLPGRRWPQQAVTDVVGGAVGRVRDYQRVRAGQAERVVVSRVVEPLVHTVATLVDNALRYSPPTSFVDISFQEGHHGVTILIDDAGVRMNTEQLEDARQVLAGERGVDILELGPSPKIGFPSIAALVRRYGFNVYVDGPNAFGGVRAMVFIPETLLVAPHDVVVEQPAVIPAVVTPVEPVEEQSVRENTISAALTASGLTKRRRRTVTQPSAQAPSLHPAPAPVLHPTAAAASAPAPAPQSAPAPTLQLARPDIAVAWHSGSVSGRHAAAGADHTEGMNS from the coding sequence ATGCGGTGGCGCGCGGATCGACTACGCGTCGATGCCCTGCAGGCCCAGCTGCGCGCCTCGGAGCATTTGCTCGCCCAGACCGTCGAGAACCACGGCGAGGAACTGCGGCGGGTCTGGACCGAGGCCGCCGAACAGGGCCGACGCGAGATCGAAACTCAAGCGCGGCAGGCGATCAGCGCCGCCGAGCAGGCTGCCCAGGACCAGGCCCAGGCCGTGCGTGAGGAGATGCAGAGCGCGTCGCGGGACGTGACCGCCGCGGCCGTGCGCTCCTTCGGCACGTCGGTGGTCAGCCTCGGCGCGGACGTCGGCAAGGTGGTCAGCGCCGCGCTGCGCGAGCACCGCGACGACGCGGTCTACGAGACCCTCATCCGCATCGATCACAGTGTGCAGCAGATGATCCGGCAGGCGCAGTCCTACGTGATCGTCAGCGGTGGCCTGCCCGGCCGCCGCTGGCCGCAGCAGGCCGTCACCGACGTGGTGGGCGGCGCGGTCGGCCGTGTCCGCGACTACCAGCGGGTGCGGGCCGGACAGGCCGAGCGCGTGGTGGTGTCGCGCGTGGTGGAGCCGCTGGTGCACACGGTGGCGACGCTGGTGGACAACGCGCTGCGGTATTCGCCGCCGACCTCGTTCGTGGACATCAGTTTTCAGGAAGGGCACCACGGCGTCACCATCCTCATCGACGATGCCGGTGTGCGCATGAACACCGAGCAGCTCGAGGACGCGCGCCAGGTGCTGGCCGGTGAGCGCGGTGTCGACATTCTCGAACTGGGCCCCTCGCCCAAGATCGGTTTCCCGAGTATCGCGGCGCTGGTGCGCCGCTACGGATTCAATGTCTACGTGGACGGCCCGAACGCCTTCGGCGGTGTGCGCGCCATGGTGTTCATCCCCGAAACCCTGCTCGTGGCACCGCATGACGTGGTCGTGGAGCAGCCTGCCGTGATACCGGCGGTCGTGACGCCGGTGGAGCCCGTGGAGGAGCAGTCGGTGCGCGAGAACACCATTTCCGCCGCCCTCACCGCCAGCGGCCTCACGAAACGGCGGCGGCGCACCGTGACTCAGCCCAGCGCGCAGGCCCCCTCGCTCCATCCGGCACCGGCGCCGGTGCTCCACCCCACCGCGGCAGCCGCATCGGCCCCCGCGCCCGCTCCGCAATCCGCCCCGGCACCGACCCTGCAACTCGCGCGACCCGATATCGCGGTGGCCTGGCACAGCGGCTCGGTCAGCGGCCGCCACGCCGCGGCCGGAGCCGACCACACCGAAGGGATGAACTCGTGA
- a CDS encoding serine/threonine-protein kinase, with the protein MAHIDPFSTRRDPTAGFAAELEAAGFTDPAEVGRGGFGVVYRCFQAALERTVAIKVLTADLESESLERFVREQLAMGKLSGHPNIVNVFEVGSTATGRPYIVMPYHAHGSLDARIQQQGPVSWQDVLHIGVRIAGALETAHRRGLLHRDVKPGNILLTEYGEPQLADFGIARLAGGFETTAGTITGSPAYTAPEVLQGQAPDVTADIYSLASTLFCAGTGHAVFERRSGEQLVAQFVRITKQPIPDLSASGLPAELTTVIESAMARDRGERPGSAAEFGTALRDIQVLHGLPPDDLPIPLPATDSAEPGSPATPADSTQRPYPPITGSNPLLFQAAAGPPATTGSDRRRQTTRTPPVPATRLRPPALPRALVDRPRLLDRLRSDRRLVVIHGPTGFGKTTLAAQWCATISAEGGSVAWLTVDSDDDNPVWFLAHLVDAIRAVRPTLARELGELLEEHADGAGRFVLTSLINELDRRGEPLTVVIDDWHRVTDAATVAALRFLIEGCGPVLRIVVTSRRQTGLPMSAMRARHELAEIDTAALRFEADEAYTLLVGLGGLDLDREDVADLTESTGGWAAALQLAALNLRDSADPARLIGTLTGRHHAIGEFLAENVLETLEPEVLEFMVATSITERTCGELASALTGVADGQALLEQIEQQDLFLRRIDGGRWFQYHHLFQDFLRQRLELAAPERIEGLHRAAAVWFAEHRQVGEAVDHAVMAGDDAYAVEIVERDGMSLLEYGQMASLIGLVNKLPPTVIETHPRLQLDLAWANILLHRAGPAERALRLAESNLDGDSLDPATTTRLRAEAGVVHAVVSVRADVLLGVEDMLAPCFAHADELSPYVVAIGANVASLAAGYRCDFEEAVRIQEWSAPYMRRNKGFYNNVHGLCFLGLAASLQLDIAGAERYFRSALKVAKQSGGSHSYGARLAGSLLGEVLYERGEIVEAERYLDEGYKLGPDAGVVDFKLARYVVGARIKALLGDRAAAIRRLNEGARVAHSMSLPRLRAEVENERLRLGLPPHPEFGPQPVVEYEHRRRPVDPIDEFTVLYEEFTAIRLLLAESASDSRELACAWAREWVEHLESVHRPRELLKARRLLVACLAATDRTDEAKALLATITAQCAEHGSVRYILDGGPHVVATLAALYADRLAGRWHADWPEVPIDFLRNLVEADAAQTI; encoded by the coding sequence GTGGCGCATATCGATCCGTTCTCCACGCGCCGCGACCCGACGGCGGGGTTCGCGGCGGAACTCGAGGCGGCCGGATTCACCGATCCGGCCGAGGTCGGGCGGGGCGGATTCGGTGTGGTGTACCGGTGTTTCCAGGCCGCGCTGGAGCGCACGGTCGCCATCAAGGTGCTGACGGCCGACCTGGAATCGGAGAGCCTCGAACGGTTCGTGCGCGAGCAGCTCGCCATGGGCAAACTCTCCGGGCATCCGAATATCGTGAACGTCTTCGAGGTGGGGTCCACCGCGACCGGACGGCCCTACATCGTGATGCCGTACCACGCGCACGGGTCACTGGATGCGCGGATTCAGCAGCAGGGGCCGGTGAGCTGGCAGGACGTGCTGCACATCGGGGTGCGGATCGCGGGCGCGCTGGAGACCGCGCATCGGCGCGGACTGCTGCACCGGGATGTGAAGCCGGGCAATATCCTGCTCACCGAATACGGGGAGCCACAGCTGGCGGACTTCGGAATCGCCCGGCTGGCAGGCGGTTTCGAGACCACCGCCGGGACGATCACCGGCTCGCCCGCCTACACCGCGCCGGAGGTGCTGCAGGGCCAGGCCCCGGATGTGACCGCCGATATCTACAGCCTGGCCTCCACGCTGTTCTGCGCGGGCACCGGCCACGCCGTCTTCGAACGCCGCAGTGGCGAACAGCTGGTCGCCCAGTTCGTCCGCATCACCAAACAACCGATCCCGGATCTGAGCGCCTCCGGGCTGCCGGCCGAGCTCACCACGGTCATCGAATCCGCCATGGCCCGCGATCGAGGTGAACGACCCGGCAGCGCCGCCGAATTCGGGACGGCACTGCGGGATATCCAGGTGCTGCACGGTCTTCCGCCCGACGACCTGCCGATCCCCCTGCCCGCCACCGACAGCGCCGAGCCGGGTTCGCCCGCGACGCCGGCAGATTCCACCCAGCGCCCGTACCCGCCGATCACCGGCTCCAACCCCCTCCTGTTCCAGGCCGCCGCCGGCCCACCGGCGACCACGGGCTCCGATCGCCGCCGCCAGACGACCCGGACCCCGCCCGTGCCCGCGACACGTCTGCGCCCGCCCGCACTCCCCCGTGCACTGGTCGACCGCCCGCGTCTGCTCGACCGGTTGCGATCGGACCGCAGGCTCGTGGTCATCCACGGCCCCACCGGTTTCGGCAAGACCACCCTCGCGGCCCAGTGGTGCGCCACGATCAGCGCCGAGGGCGGCTCGGTGGCGTGGCTGACCGTCGACAGCGACGACGACAATCCGGTGTGGTTCCTCGCGCACCTGGTGGACGCCATTCGCGCGGTACGGCCCACGCTGGCAAGAGAACTCGGCGAACTGCTGGAGGAGCACGCCGACGGGGCCGGGCGGTTCGTGCTCACCTCGCTGATCAACGAGCTCGACCGGCGCGGGGAACCGCTGACCGTGGTCATCGACGACTGGCATCGGGTCACCGATGCGGCGACCGTTGCCGCCCTGCGCTTCCTGATCGAAGGGTGCGGTCCGGTGCTGCGCATCGTGGTGACCAGCCGCCGGCAGACCGGACTTCCCATGAGCGCCATGCGCGCCCGCCACGAGCTCGCCGAAATCGACACCGCCGCCCTGCGATTCGAGGCCGACGAGGCGTACACGCTGCTGGTCGGGCTGGGCGGGCTCGACCTGGACCGCGAAGACGTCGCGGATCTGACCGAATCCACCGGCGGCTGGGCCGCGGCCCTGCAACTGGCGGCGCTGAATCTGCGTGACAGTGCGGATCCCGCCCGCCTCATCGGCACCCTCACCGGCCGCCATCACGCCATCGGCGAATTCCTGGCCGAGAATGTCCTGGAGACCCTGGAACCCGAGGTGCTGGAGTTCATGGTCGCCACCTCGATCACCGAACGCACCTGCGGCGAACTGGCTTCCGCGCTCACCGGCGTCGCCGACGGGCAGGCGCTGCTGGAGCAGATCGAGCAGCAGGATCTGTTCCTGCGCCGCATCGACGGCGGCCGCTGGTTCCAATACCACCACCTGTTTCAGGATTTCCTGCGCCAGCGGCTGGAACTGGCCGCGCCGGAACGGATCGAGGGCCTGCACCGCGCGGCCGCGGTCTGGTTCGCCGAGCATCGGCAGGTCGGTGAGGCGGTCGATCACGCGGTGATGGCCGGTGACGACGCGTACGCCGTCGAGATCGTCGAGCGCGACGGCATGTCGTTGCTCGAGTACGGGCAGATGGCCAGCCTCATCGGACTGGTGAACAAGCTACCGCCGACGGTCATCGAGACGCATCCGCGCCTGCAACTGGATCTGGCGTGGGCGAATATCCTGCTACATCGCGCCGGACCCGCGGAACGCGCACTGCGCCTTGCCGAATCGAACCTCGACGGCGACTCGCTCGACCCGGCGACCACCACTCGCCTGCGCGCCGAGGCGGGCGTCGTGCACGCCGTGGTCTCGGTGCGCGCCGATGTGCTGCTCGGCGTGGAGGACATGCTCGCCCCATGTTTCGCGCACGCGGACGAACTGTCGCCCTACGTGGTGGCCATCGGCGCGAATGTGGCAAGCCTGGCCGCCGGCTACCGCTGCGACTTCGAGGAGGCGGTGCGCATCCAGGAGTGGTCCGCGCCGTACATGCGCCGCAACAAGGGCTTCTACAACAATGTGCACGGCCTGTGCTTCCTGGGCCTGGCGGCCAGCCTCCAGCTGGATATCGCTGGGGCGGAACGGTATTTCCGCAGTGCGCTGAAAGTCGCCAAGCAGTCCGGCGGCAGCCACTCCTACGGTGCGCGCCTGGCCGGTTCGCTGCTGGGCGAAGTGCTCTACGAGCGCGGTGAGATCGTCGAGGCCGAACGCTATCTCGACGAGGGCTACAAACTCGGTCCGGACGCGGGCGTGGTGGATTTCAAACTGGCGCGGTACGTGGTCGGCGCGCGCATCAAGGCGCTGCTCGGCGACCGGGCCGCCGCCATCCGGCGGCTGAACGAGGGTGCGCGCGTGGCGCATTCGATGTCACTGCCGCGACTGCGCGCGGAAGTCGAGAACGAGCGGCTGCGCCTGGGCCTGCCGCCGCATCCGGAATTCGGCCCGCAACCGGTGGTCGAGTACGAGCATCGTCGCAGGCCGGTGGATCCGATCGACGAATTCACGGTGCTCTACGAGGAATTCACCGCCATCCGGCTGCTGCTGGCCGAATCGGCCTCCGACAGCCGGGAACTCGCGTGCGCCTGGGCCCGCGAGTGGGTCGAGCACCTCGAATCGGTGCATCGCCCGAGGGAACTGCTGAAGGCACGCCGGCTGCTGGTGGCCTGCCTGGCCGCGACCGATCGCACGGACGAGGCCAAGGCTCTGCTGGCGACCATTACCGCCCAGTGCGCGGAGCACGGTTCGGTCCGCTACATCCTCGACGGCGGACCGCACGTGGTGGCCACGCTCGCGGCCCTGTACGCCGACCGCCTCGCCGGGCGCTGGCATGCCGATTGGCCCGAGGTGCCCATCGACTTCCTGCGCAACCTGGTCGAGGCGGACGCCGCGCAGACGATCTGA
- a CDS encoding GlcG/HbpS family heme-binding protein, whose product MTETKKPARTRLVIAGAAAAVIAAGGIGIATVNANGPDPAAQAPITADISDADLQQSTHLTIAAATRAAQSALDAATKANQHVTVAVVDRNGNTIVVLRGDGAGPQSYDAAQRKAFTAASWNAPTSQLTERLKSAPQLADIPGTLFLGGGAPIQAKGGAPIAGIGVAGAPSGDQDETFARAGIAALGS is encoded by the coding sequence ATGACCGAAACCAAGAAGCCCGCCCGTACTCGCCTCGTCATCGCCGGAGCCGCCGCCGCGGTGATCGCGGCCGGGGGCATCGGCATCGCCACCGTGAACGCGAACGGCCCCGATCCGGCCGCGCAGGCCCCGATCACCGCCGACATCAGCGATGCCGACCTGCAACAGAGCACCCATCTCACGATTGCCGCCGCCACCCGCGCCGCGCAGTCCGCCCTCGACGCGGCGACCAAGGCGAATCAGCACGTCACCGTGGCCGTGGTGGATCGCAATGGCAACACCATCGTGGTGCTGCGCGGCGACGGCGCGGGCCCGCAGTCCTATGACGCTGCCCAGCGGAAGGCGTTCACCGCCGCCTCCTGGAACGCGCCCACTTCGCAGCTCACCGAGCGCCTGAAGTCCGCCCCGCAGTTGGCCGACATCCCCGGCACCCTCTTCCTGGGTGGCGGCGCGCCGATTCAGGCCAAGGGTGGCGCGCCGATCGCCGGGATCGGTGTGGCGGGCGCGCCGAGCGGCGATCAGGACGAAACCTTCGCCCGCGCGGGCATTGCCGCGCTGGGCAGCTGA
- a CDS encoding sensor histidine kinase: MEVYAHVSAIEEVIGVRNSGAGTQDSRLLATIVHCAFYVLLAASLLRFMLRHRGSPQLSWVLGLTVVVVVLYVISELRESRRVLWFVLLVAAWSALVVLAPSFAWCAVPLLYTGLRILPVRIALGLVAALTGLVVAAQLRVATWADPNLLLAPIAVAALTTALFVGMQRQTEEQAALIDTLRATRAELAATERREGVLAERERLAREIHDTLAQGLSSQRMLLQAADRVWETDGEQARGHVRTAADVAERNLAEARRFVHDLTPSELAAGGSL, translated from the coding sequence ATGGAAGTGTATGCCCACGTCAGCGCCATCGAGGAGGTGATCGGAGTGCGCAATTCCGGTGCGGGAACCCAGGATTCCCGGCTGCTGGCAACCATCGTGCACTGCGCCTTCTACGTGCTGCTGGCGGCGTCGCTGCTGCGGTTCATGCTCCGGCACCGCGGTTCCCCGCAGCTGTCGTGGGTGCTGGGGCTGACGGTGGTGGTGGTCGTGCTGTACGTCATCAGCGAGCTGCGCGAGTCGCGGCGGGTGCTGTGGTTCGTGCTCCTGGTGGCGGCCTGGTCGGCGCTGGTGGTGCTGGCGCCGAGCTTCGCCTGGTGTGCGGTGCCGCTGCTGTACACCGGACTGCGGATCCTGCCGGTGCGGATCGCACTCGGCCTGGTGGCGGCCCTGACCGGGCTGGTGGTGGCGGCCCAGCTGCGCGTGGCCACCTGGGCCGATCCGAACCTGCTGCTGGCGCCGATCGCGGTGGCCGCCCTCACCACCGCCCTGTTCGTCGGCATGCAGCGGCAGACCGAGGAACAGGCGGCGCTCATCGACACCCTCCGCGCCACCCGCGCCGAACTGGCCGCCACCGAACGGCGCGAGGGCGTGCTCGCCGAACGGGAGCGGCTCGCCCGGGAGATACACGACACCCTCGCCCAGGGGCTTTCGAGTCAGCGCATGCTGTTGCAGGCGGCGGATCGGGTGTGGGAGACCGACGGCGAGCAGGCGCGCGGGCATGTGCGCACGGCCGCCGATGTGGCGGAACGGAATCTGGCCGAGGCCCGCCGGTTCGTGCACGATCTCACGCCCTCCGAGCTCGCCGCCGGCGGCTCGCTGTAA
- a CDS encoding ATP-binding protein, translating into MALPDPIATALLRIAQGALANAREHAHATLVTLSLTYLDDSVMLDIADDGTGFDPEAPVSAPQRGHGLPAMRARMRQLGGLLTLESAPGDGTVVSASVPLGHSAPALEDR; encoded by the coding sequence GTGGCGCTGCCCGATCCCATCGCGACGGCCCTGCTCCGCATCGCGCAGGGCGCGCTGGCCAATGCCCGCGAGCACGCGCACGCCACGCTGGTGACACTGTCGCTCACCTACCTCGACGACAGCGTGATGCTCGATATCGCCGACGACGGAACGGGTTTCGACCCCGAAGCGCCCGTTTCAGCACCGCAGCGCGGTCACGGCCTGCCCGCCATGCGCGCCCGCATGCGCCAGCTCGGTGGCCTGCTGACGCTCGAATCCGCGCCCGGTGACGGCACCGTGGTGTCGGCCTCGGTGCCGCTCGGGCACTCCGCCCCCGCCCTGGAGGATCGATGA
- a CDS encoding response regulator, protein MNSVVRLVLCDDHAVVRAGLRALLSSAEGIEVIGEAGSGPEAIALAGHLHPDVILMDLQLGGDMDGIEATRRITALPAPVPRVLVLTTYDTDADITRAIAAGATGYLLKAERPEELFSAIHAAAQGRTALSAPVADRMMTQLRNPRPALTARELDILTQLSLGLGNREIARALHVSEATVKTHLGRIYEKLGVDTRAAAVAHAKEQRLLG, encoded by the coding sequence ATGAATTCGGTTGTGCGCCTGGTGCTCTGCGACGATCACGCGGTGGTGCGCGCGGGCCTGCGCGCTCTGCTGTCCAGCGCCGAGGGCATCGAGGTGATCGGTGAGGCGGGCAGCGGCCCGGAGGCCATCGCCCTGGCCGGTCACCTGCACCCCGATGTCATTCTCATGGATCTGCAACTGGGCGGGGACATGGACGGCATCGAGGCCACCCGCCGCATCACCGCCCTCCCTGCCCCGGTACCGCGCGTGCTGGTGCTCACCACCTACGACACCGACGCCGACATCACCCGCGCCATCGCCGCGGGCGCGACCGGCTATCTGCTGAAAGCCGAACGGCCCGAGGAGCTTTTCAGCGCCATCCACGCCGCAGCGCAGGGTCGCACCGCCCTCTCCGCGCCGGTCGCCGACCGCATGATGACCCAGCTGCGCAACCCGCGTCCCGCGCTGACCGCCCGCGAACTCGACATCCTCACCCAGCTCTCGCTCGGCCTCGGCAATCGGGAGATCGCCCGTGCGCTGCACGTCAGCGAGGCGACGGTGAAAACCCATCTGGGCCGGATCTACGAGAAGCTCGGCGTGGACACCCGCGCCGCCGCGGTCGCGCACGCGAAAGAGCAACGCCTACTGGGGTGA
- a CDS encoding TetR/AcrR family transcriptional regulator, translating to MTPPTEPAPPRRGRPPSADRTAQRRRELVATAYAVFIDKGYTAAGVNDITDRLGVATGTFYRYFDSKREILDHVIEFGIEKMFDAMQAAWGEGPDDTFDGYIAHLKAVGEAMMRALDEEPGMVRMLLFEGTAVDEELTARLLGVHEALGAAIASMLEDGVRQGYLREGIDTRLIGRSIYMMLSPSLVDMLTEPLGPQGRAHHIDVMLDLMLNGLRAPGSPQ from the coding sequence ATGACCCCACCGACCGAACCCGCGCCGCCCCGGCGCGGCAGGCCGCCGAGCGCGGACCGCACCGCGCAACGCCGCCGCGAATTGGTCGCGACCGCGTACGCGGTCTTCATCGACAAGGGCTACACCGCCGCCGGCGTCAACGACATCACCGATCGGCTCGGCGTCGCCACCGGGACGTTCTACCGGTATTTCGACAGCAAACGCGAAATCCTGGACCACGTCATCGAATTCGGCATCGAGAAGATGTTCGACGCCATGCAGGCCGCCTGGGGCGAGGGGCCCGACGACACCTTCGACGGATACATCGCGCATCTGAAAGCGGTGGGCGAGGCCATGATGCGCGCCCTCGACGAGGAACCCGGCATGGTGCGCATGCTGCTGTTCGAGGGCACGGCCGTGGACGAGGAGCTCACCGCGCGACTGCTCGGCGTGCACGAGGCGCTCGGCGCGGCCATCGCCTCGATGCTCGAAGACGGTGTGAGGCAAGGGTATCTGCGCGAAGGGATCGACACCCGGCTGATCGGACGGTCCATCTACATGATGCTGTCACCGAGCCTGGTCGACATGCTGACCGAGCCACTGGGCCCCCAGGGCCGCGCACACCATATCGACGTGATGCTGGACCTCATGCTCAACGGCCTGCGCGCACCCGGATCACCCCAGTAG